The DNA region TCTGCACAGCGCCACTATCAGTGCCGGGAGCTTGCCGTCGCCCTCCAGCTGGCCGACCGTAACGCCGGCGGAAGCCGGGATGTTGATATCGCCGAAGCGGTAACTGCTGTTCTTGTCCTTGATCATCCAGTCAAGAAACCCTACGGCGGTAGGCCGCAGCATTTCCGACACCATGCGCAGCGCGCCTATCCGGTCCTGCCGGATAACCGAGCTGGCGCCGCTGCGCAGCAGTTTTTTGCTGCTGTCTTCGCTGAGCTGGCGCGTGATTATCCGCGCTTCGGGGTTGAG from Elusimicrobiaceae bacterium includes:
- a CDS encoding TrkA C-terminal domain-containing protein; the encoded protein is LNPEARIITRQLSEDSSKKLLRSGASSVIRQDRIGALRMVSEMLRPTAVGFLDWMIKDKNSSYRFGDINIPASAGVTVGQLEGDGKLPALIVALCRAGGETYEINPSAETELAEGDTLVALGTSPETAALQNRVDRLCFPDAESEPDQPQQQAAQPDEELF